AAGATAAGTAGCAACATATTGCTAAAAGCTAGAAACAATGGGTAAACTAACCAGTCTTAcacaagaagaaatggatAATGTGATTTATGATGCAAGATTTGGCGATCTGGAATCACTTACTGAAATCTTCACGAAAGAAGTCGAACCATCTGTTATCAAGACTATAAAAGATGAATATTCTTTATCAACCCCATTTCACATGGCTGCTGCGAATGGCCACATAGAGGTATTGAAGTTCTTGCTATCTCTCATTccagatgaagatgaaagaaaaaatattttgaacCTGAAGAATGATAGTGGAAACACAGCTTTACATTGGGCTGCATACAACGGCCATCTCGAAATAGTTCAAATGTTATGCGACAGTGGTTCTGATCCATTTATAAGGAACAACTACAACCATGATGTCTTTTTCGAGGCATCTAACAATGAACAGGAAGAAGTTGACGATTACTTACTACAGAAGTATGGtaatattgttgaaaaggGTATTGACGAAGATGATACAAATGGAAACCATGAGGCTGTCGAGGAAAAAGACCAAATTAAGTTCAGTGAAGGTACAGAAATCAGTAAAGTTACCGAGGAGGACAAGAAAGCTGTTGCACAAATGACTGAACAAACCCAGAAACTTTCGGTGTAAGGAATATATATACGATAAGCAACCATCGAAAGACTTGCCTTTCCATTGGATTAGATCATACAGTAATGACTATATCAGTATACCTCTAATTGATAGAATAAGCAACCTACATCTGCTTATTAAAGACGACTTCAGATAATTAAGTAATAATATGAGCCAATTTTGTAGCAGGACATCGTTTATACATGCGAGTACTTATGTTACATTAATAAAGATATCTAAACGTATAGCCTCTCTAAAACTtgtcttttgttttcagaCTAGCGTCTAATTTGACGTGTAGTTTCTACTATAAATAAGAATGTCCACATTTAAcacgaaaaaaaaagagagcTTCAACGAAAAAGTAAAGACAGTTACATGCAGTGTTTGTTAACTGTACCCCCCCACAATTGTTACTTATATCATATATGAAAAGTAAAATCCTCTTCTAATATATGGCAACATTCAAGTGCTAAGGGCCTGTAATCTAATTTCTACTATAAAATCCATGATGCTAATCTCTCATAATCCGTGAGTTGACGACGCGCCGCTGATATATTAttctagttttttcaacttcccTGGAAAAATCACTcgcttttgaaaattttcttGCTGAAATATGAGAGATGTGaaagatgaaaaggagAGTGTGATTTATGAACATTGAGCATCTAAGAAGCTGTAAGTTTCCGATACACATATTCACCACCAATGTCTGCAGAGGAACTTGGATTTGATCCAACgctattgaagaaaaagaagaagtcgAAGGCTGCGGCACCAACTGAAGTTGAAGGTGCATCTGCTGCTGCTGAAGATGACCTTTTTGCAGgtttaaagaaaaagaagaagaagagcaAGGATAAGGAAGCAACTGAGTCCACGAATGCCGAAGACGACCTAACAGAAAGCTTTGAAGGATTGAAgctgaaaaagaagaagaagaagaagtctACCAAGGATGcagaaattgatgattttgaaaaacaactaGCAGAGGCTGGtattgatgaatctgaAACTAACGAAGCTACGACTACCAAGACAGATCTGATCCCATACTCACAGTTATTAGACAGATTCTATGATATCTTGAAAGTAAACAACCCAGAATTAGCGGGTGGCCAACAGCAAAGACTAAAGATTCCTCCACCTGAGGTTTTAAGAGATGGTAGTAAGAAGACCATATTTGCCAatgttcaacaaattgCTCAAGTATTACAAAGAAATCCTTCCCATTTGattcaatatctttttgCGGAATTAGGTACTTCTGGTTCTATTGATGGTGAGCAAAGGTTAATTGTTAAGGGTAGATTCCAAGCCAAGAATATTGAAGGTGTTTTGAGAAGATACATTCAAGAATATGTTATTTGTAGGACTTGTAAGTCTATGAACACTGAGTTGAAGAGAGAAGCTGCAAACAGATTGCACTTCATTGTTTGTAAAGCTTGTGGTTCTACTAAGTCTGTTACATCTATTAGAACTGGTTTCACAGCTAATGTTGGTGCtatgaaaaagaagaaatgattTGTTCAGCCCAAGCCAAAAAATAACCCTTGTATTTTGTATATTCTAACTATATAATGCTTAATTATATAATCCTTCATCTTCGGATGCTTTTTCGGTCTTATACTTGATTGGAACATAAGATTTAGCAATTTGAAAGTCGTACCAGTAATAGAAAAATTCAAGACACTCTTTTAGGAAAAACGTAACCTCTAAACCGCTATACTCAATTAAAAACTCAACATGAATTGGAGTTAGTttaaatcttttgaaaagcaTGTAAAGGGTCCTAATGAAAGGTTtgcatttttcaagtaattTTCCAATAGTAAACATCCCCAATATTGAATACCCAGCAATACCTGGGCTTGAGTAGATATCAAATGGTTGAATGGAATCAACCAAAGGGGTATTTGGATAAGCTGCTAAGTACTTTTTATAGTCCTCTGTGAAGGAAGCTTTCAACATTTCAGTAAGAGGATAGTCTTTAAAAGCCTTATGTTCATGCCCATTGTCAGGGAAATAGTCGCAAACTAAACGCATGTATCccaaattgaaagataGCCGATAGAGAATTTGACGAGCtaatttcattgaaaaacccatcattttcagtatCGACAGAGGAGTACCTGTATAGCTTACGATTGATATGAATATACCTACTATAGCCGAAAAATACGGACGGCTGGCATCGTTTAGCAACAGTATTTCTGTCAGGTTAAACCTTTCAGTTGCaacaaatttttcaaaagtatcAACATTTGGGTCAACGCCCCAAAAGTTTCTAGTTAGAACTGCCCAAGTTAGCTGGCTACTGATGAAGCCGCCTATAAATCCAGTATCCATTAAATTAAACTCAAAACAAACCTTAGTAAAGCTCTCAATTAAAGTAGAAGCCTGCACAAGCAGTTCTACTCCAACATTAATACAATCTTGTATAGTGACGCCCAAATAAGATATAAATCGCCATGAATCATGGGAAATAGAGCTGTATAATATAGGCCCTTTGCATTGGGGACACACGTCCATCAGTAATGTTTCTGAGTTGCTCAAATTTCGTACTAGTCCTATTTCTGTTATTGTTTCTTCGGCCAAGGGATTGATTTCCAAACATATTCCACcctttttgatgaaatcgagATACCGTGTAGCTTTAATGTTCCAACTGAATGGAACCTCAATAGGTGGGAAGCCGGATAAATGTAAACTTGTACCACCTTCCAAATACCAAGGagtgtttattttttccgGATGTATTGTGCCAGTTGATAACAGTACAGCCCGTTGTTGAATCAAATGGTTGGAAGTTAAGTTTAGCATACATTTGTTATGCACAGCCAGTTCACACGTGGTGCATGGTTTCACAATGGGCGTTGCCACTGTTCCATAGTCAAAACATATAGCACAAGATTCCGAATCCATTTAATGCGTGCCTAACTTTCTCAGACAGATAATCCAGTCGAGATAAGTGTGACTTTTGTGACTTTTGAACTCATTTCTACCACCaatcttctttgaataagGGTCTtaagtatttttttcctatcATACACTTGTAAAGTTTAACGGAGAGAAACTAAGGTAGCACGTTTGAATATGGGGAATTTGAAGGTATTAATAGTAGAAAGATGGTTTGGGTTTCTAAATTGGACAACAAAAACTAGCC
The Pichia kudriavzevii chromosome 2, complete sequence DNA segment above includes these coding regions:
- a CDS encoding uncharacterized protein (PKUD0B01810; similar to Saccharomyces cerevisiae YPL239W (YAR1); ancestral locus Anc_6.265); the encoded protein is MGKLTSLTQEEMDNVIYDARFGDLESLTEIFTKEVEPSVIKTIKDEYSLSTPFHMAAANGHIEVLKFLLSLIPDEDERKNILNLKNDSGNTALHWAAYNGHLEIVQMLCDSGSDPFIRNNYNHDVFFEASNNEQEEVDDYLLQKYGNIVEKGIDEDDTNGNHEAVEEKDQIKFSEGTEISKVTEEDKKAVAQMTEQTQKLSV
- a CDS encoding uncharacterized protein (PKUD0B01820; similar to Saccharomyces cerevisiae YPL237W (SUI3); ancestral locus Anc_6.264); the protein is MSAEELGFDPTLLKKKKKSKAAAPTEVEGASAAAEDDLFAGLKKKKKKSKDKEATESTNAEDDLTESFEGLKLKKKKKKKSTKDAEIDDFEKQLAEAGIDESETNEATTTKTDLIPYSQLLDRFYDILKVNNPELAGGQQQRLKIPPPEVLRDGSKKTIFANVQQIAQVLQRNPSHLIQYLFAELGTSGSIDGEQRLIVKGRFQAKNIEGVLRRYIQEYVICRTCKSMNTELKREAANRLHFIVCKACGSTKSVTSIRTGFTANVGAMKKKK
- a CDS encoding uncharacterized protein (PKUD0B01830): MLNLTSNHLIQQRAVLLSTGTIHPEKINTPWYLEGGTSLHLSGFPPIEVPFSWNIKATRYLDFIKKGGICLEINPLAEETITEIGLVRNLSNSETLLMDVCPQCKGPILYSSISHDSWRFISYLGVTIQDCINVGVELLVQASTLIESFTKVCFEFNLMDTGFIGGFISSQLTWAVLTRNFWGVDPNVDTFEKFVATERFNLTEILLLNDASRPYFSAIVGIFISIVSYTGTPLSILKMMGFSMKLARQILYRLSFNLGYMRLVCDYFPDNGHEHKAFKDYPLTEMLKASFTEDYKKYLAAYPNTPLVDSIQPFDIYSSPGIAGYSILGMFTIGKLLEKCKPFIRTLYMLFKRFKLTPIHVEFLIEYSGLEVTFFLKECLEFFYYWYDFQIAKSYVPIKYKTEKASEDEGLYN